The genomic interval CCGGAGTGTCGAAATCCGGCTCCCCCGCCCCGAAACCGACGACGTCGATTCCCTGGGCCTTCATCTGCTTGGCCTTGTTGGTGATCGCCAGAGTCGCCGAAGGCTGGATCTTGCCGACCCTCTTCGCGAGCTTCATCTGCGCCTTGCTCCTTTCATCTTTTGGAGTACGATATCCCGTACCTCGGAGGGCACCAGGTCGTCGATCCTTCCCCCGAATTTCGCGATCTCCTTCACGATGTTCGAGCTGATGTACGAATGCTTCTCGCCCGTCATCAGCATGACGGTGTCGATCTCCGGCGCCAGCTTCTTGTTCATGTGCGCCATCTGGAACTCGTATTCGAAATCGGAGATGGCCCTCAAGCCCCGCACCAGGACGCGCGCCTCCTGCTCCCTGGCGTAATCGACCAGCAGGCCGCTGAAGGAGTCGACCTCCACGTTCTTCCAGCGGCATGTCAGCGTCCTGAGGATCCGTACGCGCTCGGCCGGGGTGAACATGGCGTCCTTCCGTATGTTGAGCGCCACGGCGACGACCACGCGGGCGAACATCCTCGAGGAGCGCTCGATGATGTCCAGGTGCCCGTTGGTCGGCGGGTCGAACGATCCGGGATAGACGGCGGTAGTCCTCATCCGGCCTCCTCAAGGGACCTCGAAAAATGAGACGCGGGTGTCTCCGTATCGTTTCTCGGAAACCCGGATCCATCCGCCCGGCGCCGGCGCCGCCTCCCTGGCGGCGCTTTCCGCGACCACGATCGCGCCGGGGTCGAGGATCCCCGCCCGGCGGATCTCCTCCCCCGCCCGCTCGAGCAGCCCCTTTCCGTAAGGGGGGTCGAGGAACACGAGGGAGAACTTCTCCCCCCCGGCCGCCAGCCTCCGCAGCGCCTTCCGGTAATCCATGGAAAGGCATGCCGCCTGCGGGGCGCCGACGGCAGCGAGGTTCGCCTTCACCGCTTCGACCGCCGGGGGGAACGATTCCACCAGCACGGCGGTTGCGGCCCCCCGGGAGAGCGCCTCGATGGCCATGGCGCCCGTCCCGGCGAACAGGTCCAGCACCCTCGACCCGACGACCCGCTCGCCCAGGACCGAGAAGACCGCCTCGCGCACCCGGTCGGTCGTCGGCCGGACCGCCATCCCGCGCGGCGCGCGCAGCGTCCTTCCCTTCCACCTTCCGGCGACGACCCGCAAATCCGCCCCGAACGCATCGTTTTCGGCTCATTATTGGGATTTCGGCGGCGGTCGTCAAGGCGTCCCTGCCCGCATTTCTCACCAGCCTCCTGCTGCGGCGGCGGATACGGGCACACCTACTGCGTTGTGCCCCTCCCGCCGGGAACGGCATGATGGTGCCGGCGTCCGGGGGTACCCCAGGGAGCGTTTCTTTCCCGGGAGTGGGGCG from Thermodesulfobacteriota bacterium carries:
- the coaD gene encoding pantetheine-phosphate adenylyltransferase; this encodes MRTTAVYPGSFDPPTNGHLDIIERSSRMFARVVVAVALNIRKDAMFTPAERVRILRTLTCRWKNVEVDSFSGLLVDYAREQEARVLVRGLRAISDFEYEFQMAHMNKKLAPEIDTVMLMTGEKHSYISSNIVKEIAKFGGRIDDLVPSEVRDIVLQKMKGARRR
- the rsmD gene encoding 16S rRNA (guanine(966)-N(2))-methyltransferase RsmD gives rise to the protein MRVVAGRWKGRTLRAPRGMAVRPTTDRVREAVFSVLGERVVGSRVLDLFAGTGAMAIEALSRGAATAVLVESFPPAVEAVKANLAAVGAPQAACLSMDYRKALRRLAAGGEKFSLVFLDPPYGKGLLERAGEEIRRAGILDPGAIVVAESAAREAAPAPGGWIRVSEKRYGDTRVSFFEVP